A window from Marinagarivorans cellulosilyticus encodes these proteins:
- the argC gene encoding N-acetyl-gamma-glutamyl-phosphate reductase, giving the protein MIKVGIVGGTGYTGVELLRLLTNHPKAQVSVITSRAESGRAVPELFPNLRGHYDNLYFSAPDNNALLACDVIFFATPHGVAQASAGELLEGGAKIIDLSADFRIRDVALWEKWYNQEHGAKKWVSEAVYGLPEYNREAIKNARLIACPGCYPTAILLGFKPLIEQKLVDTQHLIASAASGASGAGRGAKVAMLHTELCESFKAYGVDGHRHLPEIEQLLTDFSGSKDAMTLTFVPHLIPMSRGIHATLFATLKDKSTNLQQVFEQAYENEPFVDVLPAGSTAETRTVKGTNLCRIAVHQPQGRDTAVITVVEDNLTKGSSGQAIQNMNIMFGLDESCGLHFASLLP; this is encoded by the coding sequence GTGATTAAAGTAGGTATTGTCGGTGGTACAGGCTACACCGGCGTAGAATTGCTCCGATTGTTAACCAACCACCCCAAAGCACAAGTGAGCGTAATCACTTCGCGCGCTGAAAGTGGTCGCGCAGTACCCGAGCTATTCCCCAACCTTCGCGGTCATTACGACAACCTGTATTTCAGTGCGCCCGATAACAACGCCCTACTTGCGTGTGATGTCATCTTTTTTGCCACGCCGCACGGGGTTGCCCAGGCCTCCGCCGGAGAACTATTAGAAGGTGGCGCCAAGATTATTGACTTATCTGCCGACTTTCGAATTCGCGATGTTGCACTGTGGGAAAAATGGTACAACCAAGAGCACGGCGCCAAAAAGTGGGTTAGCGAAGCCGTATACGGCCTACCAGAGTATAATCGCGAAGCCATTAAAAACGCCCGTTTAATTGCGTGCCCCGGCTGCTACCCCACCGCTATTTTGCTAGGTTTTAAACCATTAATTGAACAAAAACTGGTCGATACGCAACACCTTATTGCCAGTGCCGCCAGCGGTGCTAGCGGCGCCGGCCGTGGCGCAAAAGTGGCCATGTTGCACACCGAGCTGTGCGAAAGCTTTAAAGCTTACGGAGTGGATGGCCATCGCCACCTTCCCGAAATTGAGCAATTGCTAACCGACTTTAGTGGTAGCAAAGATGCGATGACACTCACATTTGTACCGCACCTGATTCCCATGAGCCGCGGTATCCATGCCACACTCTTTGCTACATTGAAGGACAAAAGCACTAATTTGCAGCAAGTTTTTGAGCAAGCTTATGAAAATGAGCCCTTTGTTGATGTTCTACCAGCAGGCAGCACGGCAGAAACCCGCACAGTAAAAGGCACCAACCTTTGCCGCATTGCCGTGCATCAGCCCCAAGGCCGGGATACTGCCGTGATCACTGTGGTAGAGGATAACCTCACCAAAGGCTCTTCTGGCCAAGCCATTCAAAATATGAATATCATGTTTGGGCTTGATGAGAGCTGCGGCTTACATTTTGCTTCACTACTGCCATAA
- a CDS encoding CopD family protein, whose amino-acid sequence MLWVKAFHIMSVVTWFAVLFYLPRLFVYHAACEDAAGKERFKIMERKLYRGIGTPSILAVWLLGGWLVSFQWDYLKTQGWFHAKLTLVFLLTGYHHMCGAYIKKFARDDFQPPSHVFFRWFNEVPVFFLVAIVILVVVRPF is encoded by the coding sequence ATGTTGTGGGTTAAAGCCTTTCACATTATGTCGGTAGTTACGTGGTTTGCCGTATTATTTTATTTGCCGCGTTTGTTTGTTTACCACGCCGCTTGTGAAGATGCTGCAGGCAAAGAGCGCTTTAAAATTATGGAGCGTAAGCTTTACCGGGGTATAGGCACGCCATCGATTCTTGCTGTGTGGTTATTGGGCGGCTGGCTTGTGAGTTTTCAGTGGGATTATTTAAAAACACAAGGCTGGTTTCACGCTAAGCTAACGCTGGTTTTCTTGCTTACGGGTTATCATCATATGTGCGGTGCTTATATTAAGAAGTTTGCCCGCGACGATTTTCAACCTCCTAGCCATGTCTTCTTTCGTTGGTTTAATGAAGTGCCTGTTTTCTTTTTGGTCGCGATTGTTATTTTGGTTGTGGTCAGGCCTTTCTAG
- a CDS encoding DUF6776 family protein has product MASVKESRQHRMVVVRHRPILKWSIRALTVLALGTTAAGAYHYGYQQGAGQLALLEKMLADNIAKVTTLEASNSEYAQQLINTKTGAEVDRKSSEAVRQEVLELKTALQKIQEENNFYRNIMSPEKGGKGPAIGEWELTKADEAGHYHFKLVVKQLAKHTNWVKGHVSITIEGQQNNNSKSYNYSEIAIIDNTDNDKAKNDATKLKVKFRYFQTLAGKLALPKNFAPEKVIVELNMTDPKNTTITQNYDWLAH; this is encoded by the coding sequence ATGGCCAGTGTAAAAGAAAGTCGGCAACATCGAATGGTGGTCGTGCGCCACCGCCCAATATTGAAGTGGTCTATCCGGGCGCTTACCGTTTTAGCATTAGGCACTACGGCGGCTGGCGCCTACCACTATGGGTACCAACAAGGCGCTGGTCAGCTCGCGCTACTCGAAAAAATGTTGGCTGATAATATTGCCAAGGTAACAACATTAGAAGCCAGTAATAGCGAATATGCACAACAGCTTATTAATACCAAAACAGGCGCAGAAGTTGATAGAAAATCCAGCGAAGCTGTACGCCAAGAAGTACTAGAATTGAAAACAGCCCTGCAAAAAATTCAAGAAGAAAACAATTTTTATCGCAACATCATGAGCCCCGAAAAAGGCGGTAAAGGCCCAGCAATTGGCGAATGGGAGCTTACAAAAGCCGATGAGGCTGGCCACTACCATTTTAAACTGGTTGTAAAGCAGCTCGCCAAACACACCAATTGGGTTAAAGGCCATGTCAGCATCACAATTGAAGGCCAACAAAATAACAACAGCAAAAGTTACAACTATAGTGAAATAGCAATCATTGATAACACCGATAACGACAAGGCAAAAAACGATGCTACTAAGCTCAAAGTGAAGTTTCGGTATTTTCAAACGCTGGCGGGAAAACTTGCCCTACCAAAAAACTTTGCACCGGAGAAGGTCATTGTCGAGCTCAACATGACCGACCCAAAGAACACAACTATCACACAAAATTACGACTGGTTAGCACATTAG
- a CDS encoding bactofilin family protein, which produces MFGSKKEVDHGSNHTLISRGTKVVGDIHFVGELQIEGQVVGNVIAEGGKDARLVIHDKGSVEGEVRVSAAVINGKVCGDVRSTAHIELASKAIIQGNVYYNIIEMVKGSQVNGSLVHFDEKADNAKKVENIAAAKAKPAQ; this is translated from the coding sequence ATGTTCGGATCAAAAAAAGAAGTAGACCACGGCAGCAACCACACACTGATATCGCGCGGCACTAAAGTTGTAGGCGACATTCACTTTGTCGGCGAGCTGCAAATAGAAGGTCAAGTTGTTGGTAATGTTATTGCCGAAGGTGGCAAAGATGCGCGCTTAGTGATTCACGATAAAGGCAGCGTTGAAGGCGAAGTCCGCGTTTCGGCCGCCGTTATTAATGGCAAAGTCTGTGGCGACGTTCGCTCAACAGCCCACATCGAGCTTGCATCTAAGGCCATTATTCAAGGCAATGTTTATTACAACATTATCGAAATGGTGAAAGGCTCACAGGTCAACGGTAGCTTGGTACACTTCGACGAAAAAGCCGATAACGCCAAAAAGGTCGAGAATATCGCCGCCGCCAAAGCAAAACCGGCACAGTAA
- a CDS encoding chloride channel protein, with the protein MPDTIAKWLKRANSAVVHFRHSLSYIDALPQLTLLGLVIGLFTGLIIVCFRLCIEWPLGQFMPNGAESFEQLSANTRTAMIFGGAFILWVFLRTMGPEASQVGVGHVLHRLHNFQGRLPKRSWFTQFVGGVICLLSGFSVGREGPAVHLGAGCASQVGNWLKLPNNSRHTLVGCGVAAAISASFDTPMAGVIFAMEVIVMEYTIIGFVPVIMASVMGAALSQAVFAGASELVLVRNDMESLIELPFMVGCGLVIALSSALFIWLNITAMRFRHWALWQRLTLAAVITAAVAWWQPAIMGLGYDTLGQAMGGELVFTALMVICFAKIVVSALTVGLGLPGGVIGPALVSGACLGGALGLLVHAIYPDIVVEPAFYVLIGMAGMMAAVVNAPLAALVAVLELSYNPHIIFPAMLVIVVACVTTRYFFNFGGIFNEQLKHSGRPLNLKPAQQALRRAGVRSVMDTALTIVHREMDYEQAKQILAKRPNWLVVDEAPKYTALKAANLAAWLESAPVEVLALEKEIDLFAIPAQRLILAAIHEDATLWEAEQAITQGHSDAVYVATQQQSVLNVMQGIVTAEHLDNYYHS; encoded by the coding sequence ATGCCCGATACCATTGCTAAATGGCTAAAGCGCGCAAATAGCGCAGTTGTTCATTTTCGTCACTCCCTTTCTTACATCGATGCGCTGCCCCAGTTAACGCTATTGGGCTTGGTAATTGGTTTGTTTACCGGCTTGATTATCGTGTGCTTCCGGTTGTGTATTGAGTGGCCATTAGGGCAGTTTATGCCCAATGGCGCCGAGAGTTTTGAGCAGTTATCGGCCAATACCCGCACGGCAATGATCTTTGGCGGTGCGTTTATTTTGTGGGTGTTTTTACGGACTATGGGGCCAGAGGCTTCACAGGTGGGGGTGGGGCATGTGTTGCACCGGTTGCACAATTTCCAAGGCCGTTTACCAAAGCGTAGTTGGTTTACCCAATTTGTGGGTGGGGTTATTTGTTTGTTAAGTGGTTTTTCCGTTGGGCGCGAAGGCCCTGCGGTGCATTTGGGGGCCGGTTGTGCCAGCCAAGTGGGTAACTGGTTAAAACTGCCCAATAATAGCCGCCATACATTGGTCGGTTGTGGTGTTGCGGCGGCAATATCGGCGTCTTTTGATACGCCCATGGCAGGTGTTATTTTCGCCATGGAAGTCATCGTAATGGAATATACGATTATTGGTTTTGTCCCTGTCATTATGGCATCGGTGATGGGCGCGGCGCTAAGCCAGGCTGTTTTTGCGGGTGCTAGCGAACTGGTGCTTGTGCGCAACGATATGGAAAGTTTAATCGAGCTGCCGTTTATGGTGGGCTGTGGTTTGGTGATTGCGTTAAGCTCGGCGCTTTTTATTTGGTTGAATATTACGGCGATGCGCTTTCGGCATTGGGCGCTATGGCAAAGGCTGACGTTAGCGGCGGTAATTACAGCGGCAGTAGCTTGGTGGCAGCCCGCCATTATGGGGCTAGGTTATGACACCCTAGGGCAAGCGATGGGCGGGGAGCTTGTTTTTACGGCTTTGATGGTGATTTGTTTTGCCAAAATTGTGGTGAGTGCATTAACGGTGGGTTTAGGTTTGCCTGGGGGGGTAATTGGCCCTGCCTTGGTGAGCGGTGCGTGCCTTGGCGGCGCGTTAGGTTTATTGGTGCATGCAATTTACCCCGATATTGTTGTCGAGCCTGCTTTTTATGTGTTGATTGGCATGGCTGGCATGATGGCCGCTGTGGTGAATGCTCCTTTAGCAGCTTTGGTTGCAGTTTTGGAATTAAGTTATAACCCACATATTATCTTCCCGGCGATGCTAGTGATTGTGGTGGCTTGTGTGACCACCCGTTACTTTTTTAATTTTGGTGGCATTTTTAATGAGCAGCTAAAGCACAGTGGCCGGCCATTAAATTTAAAGCCTGCGCAGCAGGCGCTTCGCCGCGCGGGGGTTCGCAGTGTGATGGATACTGCATTGACCATCGTGCATCGAGAAATGGACTATGAGCAGGCTAAGCAAATTTTGGCTAAGCGGCCTAATTGGTTGGTGGTTGATGAAGCGCCAAAATACACCGCTTTAAAAGCCGCCAATTTGGCGGCATGGCTCGAAAGCGCGCCGGTAGAGGTGCTTGCCTTAGAGAAGGAAATTGACCTTTTTGCGATTCCTGCTCAGAGGCTTATACTGGCGGCGATTCACGAGGATGCTACGTTGTGGGAGGCAGAACAGGCCATTACCCAAGGTCACAGCGACGCGGTTTATGTGGCAACGCAGCAGCAGTCGGTGCTCAATGTAATGCAGGGAATTGTGACGGCAGAACACCTCGATAATTATTATCATTCATAG